AACCAAAATTTCGGAGGAAATACATACTGGATATAGTTCACCGTATCTTTTACCGGTTATACAACGTAGGACGTATTTCGGTTTATCACTACGGTACACTTTTCATTTATGACTTTTTATTATATATGATGATTAGATTATTAAACTATGCCAAAGGAATGAATCCATTTTGAATAACTTTTCTTTGCAACAGTCTCGGTTCATTCGTCTCCCAGTGCTTTGGGTTTTCCTCTTTCCATCATTACTTAGAGTATCATTTCTCACACAAATATATatatcatttatatttatatactCCCCCCTACCCATCAGGCTGATTGTCCTCGTACGATCCAATTCGTAACGAATTTGCGTAGGAAAGACATGATGCGAATAAATTTTAGACTTCCTATATAAATCCTATTGTTTTTTTAGAATAAGAGGGGTCAAGCCTGACCTTTATATTCAAATTCTTTTTTAGTGCTAGAATAGTTGCTTACATTAATTTTAGCATGCATTAGACCTTGTGCAACACAATCTAAATCAGTGTAAGTGCGGTGCAATATTTGGTGTTTGGTTGTCATACAAAGAGCTACAGACAGTCGCATTTGGTAAAATTATGTTTGATTGCTAATATTGTGTGGCAGTAGTCATATCCTTATGGTAGAGATACAAAATGCGAGAATGTTTCATTTTATGTGCTCTATTAACGGTGTGTTTGGATCACTTGAGCTAGCTACTAGTAGTTGgagctaaaaattagctcaaGTTAACTGAAGTTCTTTTTTTATAAAAGCTTCGTTAAGACTCAGGAGCATCTTACTTTCAGGAGCTCAAAAGAGCTCTaaaaaacatgagaaaagaaggcaTGTCTAACAGGACATCGGAGAACACTGGGTTCATGACCGTACGTTATATTATCATAAGAACCAAAATGAAGATCACAGTAATTAAATGTTCCATATGTACTTAACTGACACAAATATGATGTATTGCACGCACCATGTAGTTCTCTTCGTTGGGTTCTCGTGCCCAGGATGATGGTGTGACAGTTGGGCTATAGTGACTTAACAGTGCACCATTAGCGAATACTCTGCAAcaaatgatcggacgctactgCAACGAGAGGACCGTTGGGCGTCAACGGTTGAATTCAAATAATCTACGAGCGGACGCTACTGCAACTTCGATTGGACGCTACCGCAACTTGCATCGCAGGCTATTGCAACaatgcaccggacgcgtccggtcatcccgaccagcGAGTTCGGTCGTTGCGCAGGGAGCCCCCTCTTGtgcctaatggctctatttcgtttgGGGTCTTTAAATAGACCATGGCTGGCCTTAGGCtccctctcttggcactttgacatacttgacatccttgtgagcctaagcaaacacatctcacccatctccatcattgattcatcatcatagtgagattgagaatgattccaagtgcatttgcttgagtgagtacatctagtggcacttggggatcgttgtggctgtggatttcttgtttctcttggtggttgccgccacctagacggcttggagcagcggaggagcttcggcacgtgttgatgattgttcgtggccggctccggtgattgtgaggggtcttgtacctttccCGGCGAAGAgtcaaaagataactctagtggattgctcgtgtcattgagttacctcacttgtgggtaggttcttgcggtgttcatttgttggacgaggtttgtgcaacacctcttagccgccgaaccaccaagtattggacgacacaacggggactagcgtgccggcaagcacgtgaacctcgggagaaaaatcttgtatctcttgtgtgattggattgtCTACatattatgattggttcattcctctacacggcggtataatcatcataTCCCCTTCTTTACAttgttgcaaactagttgtcaagctctttagtgtagctagtctttgagagcttgttagtttggttagtgtggctctttagttaataTTTGatagcacactagcttagtgagtagtgacttagctcttgtgtgtgcctagtgatcatagcaactagaattgttgggatagaTAGCGTGCAACCCTTGcaaagctagagcaaaattgcattacgtcATTTGTGTTACTAATCAATTGCTTTAGTGCCTTGtagaatttttaaataggctattcaccctcctctagccatattaggacctttaagagagagtgagtgagtgagtgagtgagtgagagagagagagagagaggaggaggaggaggagacgccaCTGCCTTGCCACGTGAGGATGGAGGAGGTGGCGAGGGAGGGGGATTTCGGCGGCGTGGATGGAAGAGGCGGAGAGAGCCGACACATTTTTGACAGAGGGAGGGGATGCTATGGGAGAAAGAAGATAGTTGAGGGATTATGAGTTTTTTTATTCCATGTGGGTCCCACTTATAGGGTCGGGTCCGGCTCTATACATTGTGGGGAATTTATCAGGTGAAGTCACATCTCGCTGTAGGAATGGGGTTGGTTCGATACACTGTGGATGCTCTTATACTGCAGCTCCTCCCCTGCCTATGGATCTTCCTGACTTGGTAAGTATTGTTGTAACTGAGATTTTTTAATCCTTCTGTAGCTGGCTTAATAGTCCACAGAGGTTTAGAGATCACTTTAGGAGAGTTGAGGTAGGAGACCGGGCTCTGGTTGTCAGAGAGATAGGTGACCTTGTGGCAATTGGCAATGATGCTTGCTGCTAGAAGAACCATAGCCTCAACTTCAATTACCTAGTGAGCTTGACACCATGTGGCTTTCACAAACACAGAGTTCATAGTTTGCCCCAAAGGAATCACAATGAACGCTGCAATGCCTTGGCTAGCTAGCTGACTAACAGGGTATGGTGGGACGGCCAGTTCCGGTCAATCGACGACGTTCGGCAGCGAAGGGCGGGTTCACTGCTGCGGCTACGGCGGGCTCCTCGTCAAGCAACATGGTTGATGTTTCTCTTCTTCGGCGATCTGCAAGGAGTTGGTGACGACTCGGTTGGTTGCGGTCCTTTTGGACTGGCGCTGCGGTGGATGGTCGCGCATGTCTGTGACCAGTCTTCTGCAGCTGCGACAACCAGTTGTAGGTGGCTCTTCGTGGCTGGCTGGCGGTGTGGGGATTCGACATCGATGGCTGCAAGCTTGTTGGTTCACCCGCAGCAACTTTGATGTGGCCATTCGTGGATGTCCGGTGGGATAGTGGCGGCTTTGAAGCTGGCGCCATGTGGACAAGTCACGCATGCCTGTGACTTGTTAAGCATAGTAGCATCTTCCCACTAACGGCAGCTTTCTACGGACATTGCCTCGGTGGCTAGCCTCGCATGGCGTGGTCTAGTTTGGTGCGGCAATGGAGGGCCTTTTGTTTTGGGGGTTCGATTAGGATTTGGGGGATTTTCGGGCGAAAGCCCTCCTCGACTCTATCGATCCAGCAATGGTGTTGCTTTTTGCATCATGTTTCTCGTTGGAGGCATTGTCGTGAGGTCCCCCATCTCTTGAGTTTCTCTTGGTTGAAAAACCTAGTGCCGGTCTTTCGGTTGACGATGGCGGCGTCTAAGGACGTCGCAACCACCTTGGAGGCATCGTTGTTGAGAACCCTCTCCCCCAACAAAAGCTCGCCTTACTCACATAGGGTGATCCTTCGTCGTCAGTGCTTGGGTTTCTTTGGTGGTTGTCGTTGTGTGAGTTTGTAGTGTTGTGTCTTTGTAACCTTCTCctttatcaatacatgtccggcAAAATTCTTGCCGGTAGCTCTTAAAAAAATGTTTGGATGTGTTTAGTTTTGGCTAATTCTCTTGTATCCAAACGGGTCCTAACTCATGCAGATTCGCATTACGATAAATCCTGGTGTACTAATTAATGCGCTAAACTTTTCAAAATATGTTCTGGTTCTGGTCATATGGTTCTTCATCCAATCCCACACCTCTTTCTATCGGAACTCTTGAGAACATCTGCTCCGACTACTTAAGGGTGTGCCGAAAGAGTCTATGAAATTGTACATCCGACTAAACATTTGAAACTACTAGTGATATAATACTATTAtatatcaaaaaagaaaaaaaatgattttGTGTTAAGGGCTGAGTGTGCGCAAATTTACATGTGTATCTAAAAAATGTTGACATTCGaccacaaaaaaaaaagacacaCTGTAACGCCGCCAGGTTCAAAACGTCAAATCTATTCAATCCTTAAAGTAAACTTATATAGTATTGTTGTTTTTATCTTATTTTCAAAATTAACTAGGAACCGTGGCTTAGCCAACCCTGTTTCCAATTCCTCCACACACTGTAGCAAAAGCTAAGTCCATGCTAAACAGGACCTAAAGCATCACAATCAATCACACGTCAACATCGTATAAAAACAATATACAAGTATGGTGATGGTTTTCCACTATAATAATTGACAAAATGCAGAAAGAAATAGTAACACAACTTACAGGTAAGACTGAAGCATTCCTTAGATATTACGATTCATAATTACAAGCCTCCTAGAAGTAACAAAGCCTAAGGATACCATATCCACCAGCTAAAATGGATACATGGTCGTCCAATCATCTTTTGGTGGGTATTGAATACTATGGAACGGACACAGTGAATTTATACAACTTTATGTGTCTGTACAAGAGCATATCCCATTATTCTTTCGTGCCACAAAACCGGCAAAACATCTACAAACAAATGCTCACCCTCAAACTTGCAGCCTCCACTTGAAGTTTCACGCCCATCAATCATGGAATAAGTAAGATCCATATCCACTTATGCCACGTTAAGCAGAAATACCCGCAAGAATCATCCCGTTGATTCGTCATGTGACAAGAACAGACGACGGCTTCTTGAAGCTGGAGCTACTTGCCTTATTCGAAGATGTGATCACCCTATCCTTTGAAACAGGGCCTAAAACAAATTCTGAGGGATTTGATTGTTGATTGTTTTCGCTCTGGTCTGGTCGAACCCAGATTTTGATGAGGCCCTCACGGCAGATGGTGAGGATTGATTCATTGGTGAACACCAGACCTGATAGGGGATCAGCATGTACTCGGTGGGCAACAAGGGGCGAGAGTTTGGGGACATCTCGCATTCTAGGAGATGGTTGAAGAACACCTGTTGGAGGACATGCATTGTCCCAGTGCGCGGAAGGGCTCCCGCTGCTAAACGTCGGTGAGGCACTTGAAGGATGCCGTAGTGGGACAACAATCTCATCCAGTGCCAGGTCCCACAGAAGTAGTTGGGTGTCCTACAAGTATGTAACAGTGAAAATTTACGCCAGCAATAAATCATGTTGCAAGCAAAATGCCAACTTGCAATCTAAAGCATGTCGTGTGGTTATATTTAAGCATATAGTAGTATGCTCAAGAAATGATATCTGATCCAAAAGTTCTAGACAAATAACTCCATGCCAAACAGGAATACAAGGAAAATGGCTGCCCAATACTTATGTTTACTTAAATAAACATAAATTATTTTAGAAGTCATAAGAAAATAACCCCATCAGTACTGAAAAGAAGAAGTAACTCTTATCCCTGATCTCAAGAAAATAAAGCAAATTGATCAGTCCCACACATTTCAATAGTGCACTGAGAAATCTGCCCACAGCTACATTAATATTAGGTCTCAAAATAAACCAACAAGGCAAGAAAATGGAAAGGCTGGTCTTCCAATTTCAGGTGGCATTATTGTTTTTAACAAAATCCAGTATCTTAGCCTTCTATAAACATAGTTAGGTTTAGAGCTTGCAACAATTCCCATATGTTTTGAACATACATAGGTTGTGCTGTaatatttcaaaattcaaactaCAGTTCTAGCTATATAAACTAGGCATACCTGACCAACAGAACCAAAGCGATAGACATTTTCTCCATTTCCATCAGAACTTGGTGGGGACCAATATGAATCAAAAGCAACTCCACTAACCTGCCACCAGAAGAAAAATAGCCTCATTCTCAATGAACAAGATTTGACAAGAGACACTGAGAAAATTTAAGGCAGGCGAAACTATTACCCATGAATTATGTCCTTCACCCCAAGCAACTATCTTTCTATCATCCATGCCCCATACCTGCACAAGATCATCTTCACCACCTGTTAATAGATATTTTCCATCTGAGCTGTAGACAGAACAATAAATAGGTTAGAGGCTGAAATGTTATTTTGTGTGACAAACCCATATAACAGTGATAAAACATTTGCAGATACATAGGCCAGTGAAGTATTTATGTAGAGATCAAATGAATGAGGCAATGCAACTTTACTGAAACTGGGATATTAGACCATGGTGCCGAGCAAAAAAAATGAATTGCATGAAGAAGCCATGCTACAAAAGTGTTGTGAATCACATGACTAAAAAGACACCTGTTAAGCATGAACAACCGAGGGCAGATGGAAGCCAACCAGTGATCAGAAGTTTAGTAGCAACATATTTTAAGCTTTGAGAATTGAGGCTGAGCAGGAGCAGTCAGCAAACTTAGTTGTCAAACAGCACAAGCATGGGTCATGACTAGCAAGTACCACAAAACATAAAAAACGTGGATAGAAGATAGAGAGCATAACAAGGGAAACACATAGGTGGGTATATTTCCCAAACAAATCAAACTACACAAGTCATTCACATTTACCTCCAAGTGCAACACAACAGTGCACCATAATAACTTCTTCCACCAAATATTAGTTGTTCCTTTGAAAAATCGAAAACTCTCAAATAACCTGCATATTGTTTATCAATGTTagtttaagaagaaagaaaatcaGTGGATCCTATGATGAAGTAAAAAAACTTGAGATGCCTAGGGCAAAGCAAGTACCATCTCTCCCAACAGTCGCCAAGTATGCGCCATCTGGTGAAAAGGAAATTGCATTGATCGAACCTTGACATATATGCCATCTAGCGACTGGGTTGCTCTGCAATGTTATTCATGACATAAATCCCagttaattatgttgccacattttcaAGGCAAATCATGTTCTATACCTTGATCAAAACTCTTCTAGTCAAATGTCAAGCAGGAATATTTACAAGATACTCTAACAAgtaagaagggcaggcctggtgcagtggtgagagctgtctcactgagtcaccaggtcgtgggttcgaagcagcctctctgcagattttgcgggggggaaggcttgcctcggtttttccttccccagaccccactcatgtgggagcctccggcactgggtctgccctttttataCTCTAACAAGTAAACTCATAGAACCATAAAGTTCTTGTAGCACAATAGATTCTACATCAAGTGGTCAAAACCAATAACACTGCCCAGGTGGAGGTAGTACAAAAGTATAGTGTTCAAGACAAACAGCATCCCACTGCTGGAGGTAGTACAAAAGTATAGTGTTCTACCAAAAATGTTGCTGAATGCTAGGAGCAAACACTGAAATGCATGCATAAATCAATTAAGTAAAAAATTAACGCTCCTAAAGGACAACTTTAATATTTTAGTTCAGTCACTTAAGCATCGGTACTCAGCACCTGGAATCATTTTAACTGAGTGCTCTCTTAAATACTTAAGATTTGTGTCATTACGTGCAACGTTGACAGGAAAAGTAATATGGTAGCTATCACTGTTTAGTATATAACAGAATGCTCAATGCTGCATAGAGCTGAAGGGTTGAGCCATTCTCTAATACCAACAGCCAAAAAGAGCACATGTTATAACATTAACTGATGCTAATGGCTAAAGCATCTTGCTTCACCAAAGTAATGGACTTCAGGAAAGCAGTCACGGAAGAACCTAAAATACCTTACTCGACTTTGCATGTGCAACCATAAACTGGGATTGATCCTTCACAGCTGGAAACGTACAGTCTATGTTCCCATCCTTGTTCTGGAAACAACAAAAGATAGAACATCAATTCAAAATCAACCAAAAGCCCAAAATGAAGTTTGCCAAATTATTATCAAACTCTATAACTAGCAGCTGCTCACTTTATCATACACGTACAAATTTCCATCAGAATGGCTAACGACGAAAATGCCTTCACGCTCTGGCACCCATGCGACAGAAGTGCACCTACAGCAAAACATTAATATCCAAATCTTCATTAGAGAACTAAGTTAAATAAATATAATACGATAGGCATCCACATGGACTATAACAAAACAACATTATGCTTATATTGCACCGATATCAAGCTTTAGATAGCTTGGGTGCCACTGAAAGAAGTTCCAGAGAAGCCAGTTAAGAAAACTCTCTCTTTACTTTCACTAGCAAACAAGTTTAAGGATTCAAAGGCATGCAAGCAGCTGCTTTTTTTCACCAGAGGATGAGCATGCAAAGGATTAAATTATCCAAACTTCAAAATAAGATTGCTTCAGGCAACAAAAACAAGTTTGGGCTTCGAAAGTGCTCCTTGAAAGCACAGTCGAGGAATATATATAGACATAGAACCCATTGCTTTACCACAATGCTGTGAAGGACAAGAAGAACTGGCTCCACTAAGATTAGATTCATAGCATTGCTGAAGTACACATTTATGTCAGAACTCTAGAGTAGAAAGCTAAAAAAAAGGCTTAGAATCATGGTGGATGCAGGTAACTTTGCTAGCTACTAAACTTAGTCTCATATCTGAATTTCTGAACTTAAAACCACATAAGAATGATGGGTTCATGTATCCATATTAACAGACATTAACCTATGCTACCTTGATCATGTCTGAATCTGATACGCTAAATCACAGAACAGTAATAAAAAACATGTAATCTAGAATATGTATGAACAATGTCGATCATACATATCAGGTATGTCATTCAAATTAATAATGAAAAATTCAATCATACCTTCCATTGGGTGAGACATCTTTATCACCCTTATTGTAATGTAGAGCTGCCACGGGTTTTCTTCCAGGATCTTGTAACTGTTGCCTCAGCGACATTGAATAGACTGCAGAACAGCccataaaaaaaatgaaaatgaagATCTCATGCTTATGCACAGTCCAGTTTGAAGCATAACAGGGCTCAACTAATCATCTCCACTAACCATCCCCTGATCCCATCCCAATGATCAGGTCATGCCCCTCTTTGGCCTCTGGGTCGAATGCATGGCACAGTGGGTTTGAGTTGCTGAAATGGATGGACTTTAGTGGATCCTAGTGCAAGTAAACAGATGATCAGAAAAGAGCAAGACACCAAAAACTGTGCGTAGCTTGCATCCAGTAAAATGACTGAATACCTTCTCCTGAGAATTGAGATCGCTGATGAATAGTGTATCAGCAGCATTGAATACAATATATGTACCCTTTCCATCATAATTTGTGGCCCCTTGTGATCCACCAAGGCCTGTAGATGTACCAAGGCCTCCTCCTCCTATACGGCTGCTTCCAGCAACAGCCCGGTtcgcgccattgccgccgccaaaGCTAAGTGCCTTGCTCCCGTTCCCAGTGCCCAGCAGCCTTGCTGCCGCAGACCGCATCCCACTGCTGGAGCTTGGTGTCGATGGCTGGGAGCCCTGGCTAGCAGGCTTCTCCTTGAGGTATGCCACTGTCAACTGTGATAAAAAAAAATGCAAAGCAATGGCCATGGTAAATCATTTCCCAATCAGAACATAAACTTATTATCAAACTGTAGAAGTCCAAAACGTATGGCAGAATAGAGAAATAAACCAACAAAGGTCTTCACTAACATAAAGCTTCCATTTATTTATACTGAAACCAAACAGAACCACAACTTCACTGATGAAGCGTCCAACGAACCAACAGCTAAACTAAACCATCCAAAATGCTTGGAGATGGCTCTATTCTGTAGTACCAAGCGCATAATTCTATGATCACTTCCGTTCCGTAAATTTGCCTCAAACGGATCCTAAATCCCAATCAAAATCCTATTAGCAGTGATGAAAAGCCAATCAAAAGCATCCATCCACCGCAGCAGCCAGCGTAGATCCCCTAGCAGAAGCACACTTCCCATCCGTACCTGCGAGACGGTCTTGCCGCCGTGGCTGTAGTGCAGCACCGCGGAGGGCGTCTTCTCGTACTGCAGCTTGTACCTCCCCTCGGGCGTCTTGAAGTAGGTCTTGAGccccgccgcggcgccgccgccccccgcccccgcccccgcgcccgGCCCGAGCCCGGGCGCCCCCGCCATGCCAGGCGCCACCGCTGCCCGcccttactctctctctctccgcaaTCAATTCCCAGCCGCAACCCTACCGCCGCTAACTCCGCCGGCTCGGCGCC
The sequence above is drawn from the Miscanthus floridulus cultivar M001 chromosome 15, ASM1932011v1, whole genome shotgun sequence genome and encodes:
- the LOC136506773 gene encoding probable catabolite repression protein creC, which translates into the protein MAGAPGLGPGAGAGAGGGGAAAGLKTYFKTPEGRYKLQYEKTPSAVLHYSHGGKTVSQLTVAYLKEKPASQGSQPSTPSSSSGMRSAAARLLGTGNGSKALSFGGGNGANRAVAGSSRIGGGGLGTSTGLGGSQGATNYDGKGTYIVFNAADTLFISDLNSQEKDPLKSIHFSNSNPLCHAFDPEAKEGHDLIIGMGSGDVYSMSLRQQLQDPGRKPVAALHYNKGDKDVSPNGRCTSVAWVPEREGIFVVSHSDGNLYVYDKNKDGNIDCTFPAVKDQSQFMVAHAKSSKSNPVARWHICQGSINAISFSPDGAYLATVGRDGYLRVFDFSKEQLIFGGRSYYGALLCCTWSSDGKYLLTGGEDDLVQVWGMDDRKIVAWGEGHNSWVSGVAFDSYWSPPSSDGNGENVYRFGSVGQDTQLLLWDLALDEIVVPLRHPSSASPTFSSGSPSAHWDNACPPTGVLQPSPRMRDVPKLSPLVAHRVHADPLSGLVFTNESILTICREGLIKIWVRPDQSENNQQSNPSEFVLGPVSKDRVITSSNKASSSSFKKPSSVLVT